In Microbacterium sp. No. 7, the genomic window CGGTCGGGAGCGCTCGCCCTGCGGTACCGGCCCGTGCGAGCCCGAGCCTGACGCGATGCGACCGGGCCGGCGCGAAGGGACCACGCCGCCGTCATCGTCGCGAGAACGTCAGATGGACGACGCCGCTCGGCGAGGCGACCGCCTCGATGCGGAAGCGCTGCTCGAGCCCCTCCGCTCCTTCCCAGAGCCGTTCGCCCCGCCCGAGCAGGATCGGCACGACGGCGATGTGCATCTCGTCGATCAGGTCCGCGTGCAGGAACTCGCGGATCGTCGTGGTGCCGCCGCCGATGCGCACGTCCAGGCCGCCGGCGAGCTCACGGGCCCGTGCCAGCGCGTCGGCGGGCTCGGCGTCGACGAAGTGAAAGGTGGTGCCGCCCTTCAGCTCCAGCGGCGGACGCGGATGGTGCGTGAGCACGACGACCGGCGTGTGGAAGGGCGGGTCGTCGCCCCACCAGCCTCGCCAGTCGTCATCGGGCCACGGGCCGGGCTGAGGGGCGAACTTGTTGCGCCCCATGATCTCCACGCCGATGCCCGTGTTCCACCGGCTCGCGAAAGCCTCGTCGACGCCGACCGTGCCCTCCTGATCGCCGTGGAACCCCATCGCGGCGAAGGTGCGCGTCGGAACGGCCCATTCGAGCAGCCGGTGTCCGGCGTGCCCGAACGGCGCCTCCAGACGCTGGCCCTCGCCGACGCCGAAGCCGTCGAGCGAGACGGAGAAGTTGTGCACGCGGACGAGTGACATGATGCCTCCTGGCTATCGGTCGGTCTGCGAGATCTCGGCGACGTAGGCCGCCAGACCGCGCAGGGTCTGCTGGCCGCCTTCGATCGCGTGGTACTTCTCGACGGCTTCGTCTCGGAGCGCCTGAGTGGGGAACACGGTGCGCATCACGATCCGCGTGCGGTCGCCCGCCTCCTCGAAGCTGAGGAAGGAGTCGAAGGCGTCGGGGTCGTCGCGGAACGCGCCGTGCAGCAGCACGAGCCGCTCCGGCGGGGTGATCTCCCGCCACAGGATCCATTCGGGGTAGTGCGTGCCGTCGGGCCCGTGCATGACGAAGCTCCATTCGCCGCCGACGCGGAACTCGAACGACCGGGTGGTCGTCGTGAACCCCTCGGGCCCCCACCACCGCGAGAGATGCCGGACGTCGGTGAACGCCTCGAAGACGAGGTCCCGTGGGGCGTCGATGATGTGGGAGACCACGATCTCCCGGTCGGCCGTGTCACTCATGCGTCTCCTCCTGTCGCGTCCGGCTCAGGTCCTGGACGTAGTCGTTGAGGCGGTCGAAGCTCTCGTTCCAGAACTGCTCGAAGCCGCCCAGCCATTCCTTGACGGGCAGCAGCCCGTTCGCATCGAGGTCGTACAGCCGCTGCTTGCCGTCGCCGCGAACGTGCACCAGTCCGACCTCGCGAAGCACCCGCAGGTGCTTCGACGCCTGGGGCTGGGACATCCCGAGCTCCTGGGCCAGATCGCCCACCGCACGCTCGCCGCGTCGCAGCCGGATGAGGATCTCCCGGCGCTGCGGCTCGGCGATCGCGTTGAACGCGTCGGAGGTCGTCGCTGCTCGTGCCATGAGACGATCATATGCCCATATCGGAAAATGTACAGAGGCAAGCGAGATTCGGTCCGCTGTGCGCAAGACCCCTCCGGTCTCGCGACGGTCCGCCGGCTCTAGGCTGAGGGGATGGACGGCAGAGCCGATGCGAGCGCGAAGCGCCGGCACGCGGCCGGCGGGGCAGGGACGGGATGTCGCTGAAATCGGTCCGAGCCTCGTACGGTGCCCGGGCGGGCGAGTACATCGACGCGGTCGGGCGCATCGAACACGTGGCTGGACCCGACCTCGCTCTCATCGAGGAGTGGGCGAGCGGCATCGACGGGCGCGTGCTCGACGTCGGCTGCGGTCCCGGTCAATGGACCGATCATCTCACCAGGCGCGGAGTCGACGTCGAGGGCATCGATCCCGTTCCCGAGTTCATCGAGCATGCGAGGGCTGCCTACCCCGGAGCGCGCTACCGGCTCGGCCTGGCCGAGGACCTCGGCGTCGAGAACGGTTCGCTGGGCGGCGTGCTCGCCTGGTACTCGCTCATCCACACGGACCCTGAGCTGGTCAGCGCACCGCTGGACGAGTTCGCGCGGAGCCTCGGGCCGGGCGGCGGTCTCGCGATCGGGTTCTTCGCCGGCCCGAGGCCGGAGCCGTTCGATCACGCGGTCACCACCGCGTATTCCTGGCCGATCGAACTGCTCGCGGCGAGCGTCGAGGCGGCGGGCTTCGTCGTCACCCGCACGGAGGGGCGCACGGATCCCGGCGCTCGGCCTCACGGCGCGCTCCTTGCCGTCCGCTCGCCGAGTGCCTCGCGCACGGCCGCGGTGCGGAACTCCGCCTCCCGAGCCCGAGGTGCCCGATGAGCGACAAGATCGATGTCAAGAAGTCTCTCGACAGCTACCGGGCCGTCCGCGGCCGGTTCCGCATCGTCGACGTGCCCGACATGCAGTACCTCATGGTCGACGGGCACGGGGATCCCAACAGCTCGCCGGCCTATGCCGACGCTCTCGCCACGCTGTATCCGGTCGCCTACAAGCTGAAGTTCGCCAGCAGTCGGGAGCTCGGCCGGGACTACGTCGTGCCCCCTCTCGAGGGGCTCTGGTGGGCGGAGGACATGGATGCCTTCACCGTCTCGCGCGACAAGTCCCGCTGGGACTGGACGATGATGCTCATGGTGCCGGAGTGGATGGGCCGCGGCATGTTCGAGAGCGCGATCGAGCTGGTCGGGGAGAAGGCCCCGCCGCCGCGTCTCGACGACATCCGTCTCGAGTCGCTGTCGGAGGGGCGCTGCGTGCAGACGCTGCACATCGGCTCGTTCGACGACGAGGGGCCGGTGCTCGAGCGGATGCATCACCGGTTCATCCCGGACAACGGGCTCCGCGTGCGCGGGAAGCATCACGAGGTGTACTTCAGCGACGCCCGGAAGGTCGCGCCGGAGAAGCTGCGCACCCTGCTCCGCCAGCCCGTCGCCAACGTCTCCGCGCAGTAGTCCTCGCCGACGCCGCGACCGGGCCGGGTTGCAGGGGCCGCGTGATCAGGCGGACCGCTCGGGCAGCTCCCACAGCTCGATCGGCAGGCCTTCGGGGTCGTGGATGCGCACGAACCGCCCGTACTCGGTGTCCCACTCGTCGCGGCGCTCGACCTCGATGCCCGCGGCCTCCAGTCGTGCCGTCAGCTCGTCGAGGCCGGTCACGCGGAGGTTGAGCATGAACGGCTGGTCGGCGGCGAAGTAGTCGCTGTCCGCGGCGAACGGCGCGAACACGGTCATGCCCTCGCCCTGGGTCCAGATGGCGTCGTGCCCGGCGTCGATGCCGAGGTGCTCCCGATACCAGGCGGCTCGGGCCTCGGGGTCGCGGCTGCGGAAGAACAGGCCGCCGATTCCGATGACGGGCATGCGGTCAGTGTACCCACCGCCCGCCCTCGCACAAGGGGGCCCGGCATCCCGCAGGCAAGGATGAGATCCCGTCTCACTCCTGCTCGGGAGGGCCGTAGGAGAGCCGGTCGAAGATCAGCACGCTCGCCGTGATCCTCCCGCCTGCCACGGTGAAGAGCTCCGCGGCCGGCGCCGTCGAGGTCGCGGCCGTCTGCGGGTAGTAGAACAGCGCGACGCGATCCCCGTCGACGAGCTCGGCGATGTCGCCGATGCCGGTGAGCATCGGGGCGAACCCGCCGATGAACGCGCGGTAGGCGTCCTTGCCGTTCAGGTCGATGCCCGGGGCGCGGCAGACGACGTCGTCGGCGATATGGCGCATCGCGGCCTCGACGTCGCCGCTCGTCCACGCGCGATGGTACTGCTGCACGATGTCGCGGGCGGTGTCGGGTGCGGTGTCGGGTGTCATGGGATCCTCCGGGTCGGTGCGGGTGTCGGTGCGTGGCGGATCGGTTCGGTCGGGGAGCGGGCGCCAGTCATCCGGTCCGGCGTCGCCGCCCGCGCCGGCGACGGCGAGGCGCGGCAGGAAGTTCGCCCAGCCGTCCGCGTGGCCGCGCGCCTCGGTGTCGGGCAGATCGGAGTGGCGCAGATCGACCCGGGTGCCGCCGCGGATCGGGGTAAGCCGGAACTCCACGGTCGAGGAGCCGGGGGGCAGGTCGTCGCTGCCGGCGAACCCCCAGGAGACGACCACGCGGTTCGGGGGCTCGACGTGCAGGTACGCGCCCCGCACGGGGTGGCCCGCGATGTCGACGGCGAACCGTCCGCCGGGCGTCGGATCGAGATCGGCGTACTGACCCATCCAGGCGGTCATGCCGTCGTTCGTCGTGAGGTACTGGAACACCGTCTCCGGCGAGGCGGCGATGTCGATGGAGTCCCGGAACTCAGCCACGGTCCTGTTCCTCCCGGGCCTCGATCGCGGTCTTCAGGTCGGCGAGCTTTCGCGGCCAGAAGTCGTCCAGGTACGAGCGCACCGCCGCGAGGCCGTCGGTGTCGATGGCGAACAGGTGACGGGTGCCCTCTCGCGTGCCGACGGCGAGCCCGGCCTTCCGGAGCACGCCGAGGTGGTGGGAGGTCGTCTGCTGCGACAGCCCGACCCGGTCGGCGATCGCGCCGACCGGCTGCGGCGTGGAACGGATCGCC contains:
- a CDS encoding VOC family protein, giving the protein MPVIGIGGLFFRSRDPEARAAWYREHLGIDAGHDAIWTQGEGMTVFAPFAADSDYFAADQPFMLNLRVTGLDELTARLEAAGIEVERRDEWDTEYGRFVRIHDPEGLPIELWELPERSA
- a CDS encoding SRPBCC domain-containing protein, whose amino-acid sequence is MAEFRDSIDIAASPETVFQYLTTNDGMTAWMGQYADLDPTPGGRFAVDIAGHPVRGAYLHVEPPNRVVVSWGFAGSDDLPPGSSTVEFRLTPIRGGTRVDLRHSDLPDTEARGHADGWANFLPRLAVAGAGGDAGPDDWRPLPDRTDPPRTDTRTDPEDPMTPDTAPDTARDIVQQYHRAWTSGDVEAAMRHIADDVVCRAPGIDLNGKDAYRAFIGGFAPMLTGIGDIAELVDGDRVALFYYPQTAATSTAPAAELFTVAGGRITASVLIFDRLSYGPPEQE
- a CDS encoding dihydrofolate reductase family protein, with translation MSLVRVHNFSVSLDGFGVGEGQRLEAPFGHAGHRLLEWAVPTRTFAAMGFHGDQEGTVGVDEAFASRWNTGIGVEIMGRNKFAPQPGPWPDDDWRGWWGDDPPFHTPVVVLTHHPRPPLELKGGTTFHFVDAEPADALARARELAGGLDVRIGGGTTTIREFLHADLIDEMHIAVVPILLGRGERLWEGAEGLEQRFRIEAVASPSGVVHLTFSRR
- a CDS encoding SRPBCC family protein translates to MSDTADREIVVSHIIDAPRDLVFEAFTDVRHLSRWWGPEGFTTTTRSFEFRVGGEWSFVMHGPDGTHYPEWILWREITPPERLVLLHGAFRDDPDAFDSFLSFEEAGDRTRIVMRTVFPTQALRDEAVEKYHAIEGGQQTLRGLAAYVAEISQTDR
- a CDS encoding ArsR/SmtB family transcription factor; translation: MARAATTSDAFNAIAEPQRREILIRLRRGERAVGDLAQELGMSQPQASKHLRVLREVGLVHVRGDGKQRLYDLDANGLLPVKEWLGGFEQFWNESFDRLNDYVQDLSRTRQEETHE
- a CDS encoding class I SAM-dependent methyltransferase, whose translation is MSLKSVRASYGARAGEYIDAVGRIEHVAGPDLALIEEWASGIDGRVLDVGCGPGQWTDHLTRRGVDVEGIDPVPEFIEHARAAYPGARYRLGLAEDLGVENGSLGGVLAWYSLIHTDPELVSAPLDEFARSLGPGGGLAIGFFAGPRPEPFDHAVTTAYSWPIELLAASVEAAGFVVTRTEGRTDPGARPHGALLAVRSPSASRTAAVRNSASRARGAR
- a CDS encoding GyrI-like domain-containing protein, which encodes MSDKIDVKKSLDSYRAVRGRFRIVDVPDMQYLMVDGHGDPNSSPAYADALATLYPVAYKLKFASSRELGRDYVVPPLEGLWWAEDMDAFTVSRDKSRWDWTMMLMVPEWMGRGMFESAIELVGEKAPPPRLDDIRLESLSEGRCVQTLHIGSFDDEGPVLERMHHRFIPDNGLRVRGKHHEVYFSDARKVAPEKLRTLLRQPVANVSAQ
- a CDS encoding ArsR/SmtB family transcription factor, coding for MSTDAAAADLDLALRALADGNRRAILQAIRSTPQPVGAIADRVGLSQQTTSHHLGVLRKAGLAVGTREGTRHLFAIDTDGLAAVRSYLDDFWPRKLADLKTAIEAREEQDRG